One genomic region from Deltaproteobacteria bacterium encodes:
- a CDS encoding CopD family protein yields MRVIYLLMVYAHVLAACLLIGGSLFMLFNVSVMGAHAEVRSAAPTVAPWLAARFKKIRWHSIAVLMVTGFYALWQRGLSPLALAGADAWKGAWGHTLACKLVVFAVVLGVMAYVDYVVSPALGRAMAGGDAAQAGVVRAKMNRLIKINSTLGLVLVGLGVLLVRGI; encoded by the coding sequence GTGCGCGTGATCTATCTGCTCATGGTCTATGCCCACGTGCTCGCCGCGTGTCTGCTCATTGGAGGCAGCCTGTTCATGCTCTTCAACGTGAGCGTGATGGGCGCGCACGCCGAGGTGCGATCGGCCGCGCCGACCGTCGCACCGTGGCTCGCCGCAAGGTTCAAAAAGATCCGCTGGCACTCGATCGCCGTGCTCATGGTCACGGGTTTCTACGCCCTGTGGCAGCGGGGTTTGAGCCCGCTCGCGCTCGCAGGGGCCGACGCTTGGAAGGGAGCGTGGGGCCACACCCTCGCGTGCAAGCTCGTCGTCTTCGCCGTCGTGCTCGGCGTCATGGCGTACGTCGATTACGTCGTATCGCCCGCGCTGGGGCGCGCCATGGCCGGCGGCGACGCGGCGCAAGCCGGCGTCGTGCGCGCGAAGATGAACCGGCTCATCAAGATCAATTCGACCCTCGGCCTCGTTCTGGTGGGTCTCGGCGTGCTGCTCGTGCGCGGAATCTAG
- a CDS encoding HAMP domain-containing histidine kinase, which produces MKSDADIRPGYGFYLRRSRWAVFLGLASLIAFTSTQYLSFRYLGDETVLTPWAAKASVVLNLAAIIAVVLYYLLNFVIAPRTGCDRERLFRITIHGVSIVILVITLGHLHIAGSATSILPMQFLSVCMVVSWLIGLKESWWYFLAGIAGWGAIMLLEKWGLLTYLPLHPDHARVPTEIFLESRYIGMVLTLFVFNAVFILGMMTYYAHQLHTTNADLERNRREIERSYNQLRQLEALRDSLTHMIVHDLRSPLAGVQLNLQAAKLRLEPGHAAAARIDKSVAGIGSQLELINCLLDVNKFEAGHMTIAARESDLREAITRGVDLLGALAEDRRITIDAAQAPPPFAFDPDLIARVVANLVGNAVKFTPRGGEIRIALRLEDAVAHVCVSDDGPGIAPADQKKIFEKFGQAELRGEMRGHSTGLGLAFCRLAVEAHRGRIWVDSEVGRGSTFCFELPIGPGLVTDGVGASI; this is translated from the coding sequence GTGAAGTCAGACGCCGACATTCGGCCCGGTTACGGGTTTTATCTTCGCCGATCGCGCTGGGCGGTTTTCCTTGGCCTCGCGTCGCTCATCGCGTTCACCTCCACGCAGTACCTGTCGTTTCGCTACCTCGGCGACGAAACCGTGCTCACGCCGTGGGCGGCGAAGGCGTCCGTCGTCCTGAATCTCGCGGCGATCATCGCCGTCGTCCTTTATTACCTGCTCAATTTCGTGATTGCCCCCCGGACCGGATGCGACCGCGAACGGCTGTTTCGCATCACGATTCACGGCGTTTCGATCGTCATTCTCGTCATCACGCTGGGGCATCTGCACATCGCGGGCAGCGCCACGAGCATCCTGCCCATGCAGTTCCTGAGCGTGTGCATGGTCGTGTCCTGGCTGATCGGACTCAAGGAATCCTGGTGGTACTTCCTCGCGGGAATCGCCGGGTGGGGCGCGATCATGCTGCTCGAGAAGTGGGGGCTTTTGACCTACCTGCCCCTGCATCCCGACCATGCGCGCGTGCCCACGGAAATTTTCCTCGAGTCGCGCTATATCGGCATGGTCCTCACCCTGTTCGTGTTCAACGCCGTTTTCATTCTGGGAATGATGACCTACTACGCACACCAACTTCACACCACCAACGCGGATCTGGAGCGCAACCGCCGGGAGATCGAGCGCAGTTACAACCAACTCCGCCAGCTCGAAGCTCTGCGCGACAGCCTGACGCACATGATCGTACACGACCTGCGTTCGCCGCTCGCGGGGGTGCAGCTCAACCTGCAGGCCGCGAAGCTCCGGCTCGAACCGGGCCATGCGGCGGCGGCCCGCATCGACAAATCCGTCGCGGGCATCGGGTCGCAGCTCGAGCTCATCAACTGCCTGCTCGACGTGAACAAGTTCGAGGCCGGTCACATGACCATCGCGGCGCGCGAATCCGATCTGCGCGAGGCGATCACGCGGGGCGTCGATCTGCTGGGCGCGCTCGCCGAGGACCGGCGCATCACGATCGACGCCGCCCAGGCTCCGCCGCCCTTTGCGTTCGATCCCGACCTCATCGCCCGCGTGGTCGCGAATCTCGTCGGCAACGCGGTGAAGTTCACGCCGCGCGGCGGCGAGATTCGCATCGCGCTGCGTCTCGAAGACGCGGTGGCGCACGTGTGCGTGTCGGACGACGGTCCCGGCATCGCGCCGGCCGATCAGAAAAAGATCTTCGAGAAATTCGGCCAAGCCGAGTTGCGCGGCGAAATGCGCGGCCATTCGACGGGCCTCGGTCTCGCGTTCTGCCGGCTCGCCGTCGAGGCGCATCGGGGACGCATCTGGGTCGACAGCGAGGTCGGCCGGGGTAGCACGTTTTGCTTTGAACTGCCGATCGGTCCCGGCCTGGTGACCGACGGCGTGGGGGCATCCATATGA
- a CDS encoding response regulator — MNRHLILLADDDIEYRDTLESVLEEVDHYVVKTAGNGEEALTILKRLGSDVNLVISDIEMPGMHGIRFVETVGALGLDVPIMMATSKAGMKDDFSLKLSPQVKYFLTKPFDLDHLRRLIPPLMRTDADARRRPIVLVAEEVGETRALMEMSLESEGCCVKACGERIVALEAIRRLGRDIDMILFDFEMMGGNHQTRMEFFDLVAGTARDVPIGMMFSREEFKEFGEEAARNRAKEHLLKPIDMDTLAQVVKKHIR; from the coding sequence ATGAACCGACACCTGATTCTGCTCGCCGACGACGACATCGAATACCGCGACACGCTGGAGAGCGTTCTCGAGGAGGTCGACCACTACGTGGTCAAAACCGCGGGGAACGGCGAGGAGGCGCTCACAATCCTCAAACGGCTGGGCTCGGACGTGAACCTCGTCATCAGCGACATCGAAATGCCGGGCATGCACGGGATTCGCTTCGTCGAAACCGTCGGCGCGCTCGGCCTCGACGTGCCGATCATGATGGCAACGTCGAAGGCCGGCATGAAGGACGACTTCTCCCTCAAGCTCTCGCCGCAGGTGAAGTATTTCCTCACCAAGCCCTTCGATCTCGATCACCTGCGCCGCTTGATCCCGCCGCTGATGCGCACCGACGCCGACGCGCGCCGCCGGCCGATCGTGCTCGTCGCCGAGGAGGTCGGTGAGACGCGTGCGCTGATGGAGATGTCGCTCGAAAGCGAAGGCTGCTGCGTAAAGGCGTGCGGTGAGCGCATCGTGGCGCTCGAGGCGATTCGCCGCCTCGGTCGCGACATCGACATGATTCTCTTCGACTTCGAAATGATGGGCGGCAACCACCAGACACGCATGGAGTTCTTCGATCTGGTCGCCGGCACCGCCCGCGACGTGCCCATCGGCATGATGTTCTCGCGCGAGGAGTTCAAGGAGTTCGGCGAAGAGGCCGCGCGCAATCGCGCGAAGGAACACCTGCTCAAGCCGATCGACATGGATACGCTCGCGCAGGTGGTGAAAAAGCACATCCGCTAA
- a CDS encoding acyl-CoA dehydrogenase family protein → MDFILSAEQLAFRDTVERFCRERIAPFAEEADRNAEFSYEAWRRMGEFGLLGMHYPEEYGGQGADVLTSIVGGEAMGLGGADAGLLLAWGAHTYLCGDTILKHGSEEQKTKYLPKIASGEWIGCWALTEPGAGSDAASITTTAVRRDGGWVLNGAKMFITNGPICKVCVVNAVTDKSAGHGGISAFIVEAGTKGFSSGKPLHKMGVRSSQTSELIFEDCWIPEENLLGMEGMGFLMALQTLEWDRSALLAPYIGSAELGLRRCVKYSLDRRQFGKPIADFQAVQHKLADMRIFINAFRLLVYRIAWNKDQGRPLNHMEASISKLYGGDMGFQIASEAVQIHGGYGYIHEYPVERSLRDAKLGQIGGGTSEIQQMIISRLLTQEAR, encoded by the coding sequence ATGGACTTCATTCTGAGCGCCGAACAATTGGCGTTTCGCGACACCGTGGAGCGTTTTTGCCGCGAGCGGATCGCGCCGTTCGCCGAAGAAGCCGACCGCAACGCCGAGTTCTCCTACGAGGCTTGGCGGCGCATGGGCGAATTCGGTCTTCTCGGCATGCACTACCCCGAGGAATACGGCGGCCAAGGCGCGGACGTGCTCACGTCGATTGTCGGCGGCGAGGCGATGGGGCTGGGCGGCGCGGATGCGGGATTGCTGCTGGCATGGGGTGCGCACACGTACCTGTGCGGCGACACGATCCTCAAGCACGGCAGCGAAGAGCAAAAAACCAAATACCTGCCGAAGATCGCGTCGGGCGAGTGGATCGGCTGCTGGGCGCTCACCGAACCGGGGGCGGGATCGGACGCCGCGTCGATCACCACCACCGCGGTGCGCCGCGATGGCGGCTGGGTGCTGAACGGCGCGAAGATGTTCATCACCAACGGTCCCATCTGCAAAGTCTGCGTGGTCAACGCGGTCACCGACAAGAGCGCGGGCCACGGCGGCATCAGCGCGTTCATCGTCGAGGCCGGGACCAAGGGATTTTCGTCGGGTAAGCCGCTTCACAAGATGGGCGTGCGTTCGTCGCAGACCTCGGAACTGATTTTCGAGGACTGCTGGATTCCCGAGGAAAACCTGCTGGGCATGGAGGGCATGGGCTTTCTCATGGCGCTCCAAACGCTCGAGTGGGACCGCTCGGCGCTGCTCGCGCCGTACATCGGTTCGGCGGAGCTCGGCCTGCGCCGGTGCGTGAAGTATTCACTGGACCGCAGGCAGTTCGGCAAACCGATCGCCGACTTTCAGGCGGTGCAGCACAAGCTGGCCGACATGCGCATCTTCATCAACGCATTCCGCCTGCTGGTGTACCGCATCGCGTGGAACAAGGATCAGGGCCGACCGCTCAACCACATGGAGGCGTCGATCTCCAAACTCTACGGCGGCGACATGGGGTTCCAGATCGCCAGCGAGGCGGTGCAGATTCACGGCGGCTACGGATACATCCACGAGTATCCCGTCGAACGCTCGCTGCGCGACGCGAAGCTCGGGCAGATCGGCGGCGGCACGTCGGAAATCCAGCAGATGATCATCTCGCGCCTGCTCACGCAGGAAGCCCGGTAG